Part of the Bacteroidales bacterium genome is shown below.
AATATCCATTTGTATTAATATTTATAATATCATTTGCAGGATTAGGATACACAATAAATTTGTTATTATCTGTTTCAAAACTTGATAATTCATTAGCATCATGTGAAGTATTATTTGCAAATCTTGATTTAGCAGAAATGTTTACAGTATAATCTTCAACTTCGCCATAACGGAATGAACCACAAGAAGAAAAACTTGAATTATCACTCATTGCAACTCTCATTCTTGTACTTCCAATAGATGCATCTGAAGGAACATTAATAGTTGCACTATAAACCTGATCATCATTAGATGAACCTGATACAACTAATTCTCCTGAATCTTCAAAATCGCCATCGTGGTTAAAGTCAATCCAGATTTTCCAGTATTCAGTATAGAACTTACCTTTATATCCTGTACTAAAATAAATAGTATGGCTTCCACCTTGTTCTATTGAAGTAGCAAGATTTGTATAATCACCATATCCGCCATCTTTTCCTGTTGAATTTGAAATTGTTCCAAGTTCCACAAGGTCAATCCATTCAAAATTAACACTATTTCCTTGTAATGCACAATAACTTATTGATTCTTCTAATGTTGTTATGTTTACAGTATTACTTGCATTTGAGATATTTCCTGCAGCATCTTTAGCTTTAACTGTAAAATTATATGAAGTTAAAGCTGATAATCCTGTTACGGTATAATTTGTACCTGTTGGGTTTCCAATTAATGTAGCTCCTTGGTAAACCATATATTCTGTAACACCAACATTGTCGGTTGAAGCATTCCATGACAAATCAACAGTAGTTTGTGCAATATTTAAAGCAGTTAAACTACCTGGTGCAGTTGGTGCTTCTGTATCAGGAACACCGCCATTAATTGATACCGTATAGTCTTCAACTTCACCATAACGGAATGAACCACAAGAAGAATAACTTGAATTATCACTCATTGCAACTCTCATTCTTGTATTTCCAATAGATGCATCTGAAGGAACATTGATAGTTGCACTATAAACCTGATCATCACTGGTTGAACCTGATATAACTAATTCTCCTGAATCTTCAAAATCGCCATCGTGGTTAAAGTCAATCCAGATTTTCCAGTATTCAGTATATAACTTACTTTTAAATCCTGTACTAAAATAAATAGTATAGCTTCCTCCCTGGTCTATCGAGGTAACAAGATTTGTATAGTCACCATATCCGCCATCACTTCCTGTTGAATTTGAAATTGTTCCAAGTTCAACAAGGTCAATCCATTCAAAAGTAACACTATTTCCTTGTAATGAACAATAACTTATTGATTCTTCTAATGTTGTAGCATTCACAGCATTACTTGCATTTGAAATGTTTCCTGCAGCATCTTTAGCTTTAACTGTAAAAGTATATAAAGTTGAAGCTGATAATCCTGTTGCAGTATAATTTGTACCTGTTGGATTTCCAATTAATGTTGTTCCTCTGTAAACCATATATTCTGTAACACCAATGTTGTCAGAAGAAGCGTTCCATGAAAGGTCAACAGTATTCTGAGTAATATTTGATGCAGTAAGGTTTGATGGTGCAGTTGGAGCTTCAGTATCAGGAATATTTAATGTTGTAACATTCGCAGTATTACTTGCATCTGAAATATTACCAGCAGCATCTTTAGCTTTAACTGTAAAAGTATATGAAGTTGAAGCAGTTAATCCGCTTACTGAATAGTTTGTATTTGTTGTATTTGCAATTAATGCAGCTCCCTTGTAAACCATATATCCTGTAACTCCAATATTATCGGTTGAAGCATTCCATGTTAAATCAACAGTTGTTTGAGTAATATTTGATGCAGTAAGACTTGATGGTGCTGAAGGAGCTTCTTCATCAATAGTAGTAATATTAACCGCATTACTTACATCTGAAATATTACCTGCAGCATCTTTTGCTTTTACTGTAAATGTATAAGATGTAACAGCAGATAAACCTGTTGCAGTATAAGAAGTAGAAGTAGATGTACCATTTGAAACTCCATCTTTATATATAATATATCCAGTAACACCAACATTATCAGTTGAAGCATTCCATGTTAAATCAACTGTTGTTTGAGTAATATTTGAAGCTGATAAATTTGATGGAGCAGTAGGAGGTTCGGTATCACCACCTGAAATATTAACAGTATAATCTTCAACCTCACCATAACTGAATGATTCGCATGAAGTTTGAGCACCATTATATTTCATTGAAACTCTCATTCTGTGTGAACCATTACCATCAGTAGGAATAGAAATATTTCCTGTAACAACTGTT
Proteins encoded:
- a CDS encoding fibronectin type III domain-containing protein; translation: MKKFTLLTGLFLLTFIYLFAQKGYINPAANFCKMMGYQYELSLDNEGNQIGICTLPDGSKVNAWDFYNGKVGNEFSYGAKFGFNTETEIVKLDGYVIERAVCITMDKGEKIRIPMLELMEVNGEALINYEKQEIFDIHEDVKADPNFKSTKSLPVSFDWRNKDGHAYIGAVRNQGGCGSCYAFGAAAAAEATYNFATNNYDGNCADFSESYIAWCLGSMSPYSSHFSGCGGADYDYQELQALVDIGICDESYFPYTDADNQSCAPAAESAPKTQFENWYRVPCADVDAIKTAIMTYGVVDAAVYVTTPFSNYSGGIFTDNYNTCNGNPCYNTTTNHAISLVGWGHDASEGDYWILRNSWGPSWGEDGYMRMAVTAAHIDCSVCYMVYDINQTTRPTLTTSNVSSIGDNTATCGGNITDNGGETVTVSGIVYSLSENPTVGDAASVTIETSPVIKSGSFSLNMTELASGTTYYVRSFATNLKGTAYGENKVFTTTGDPQITYCTSQGDNCSYEWIAEVQIGGFVNSSGAASYTDFTLTNIELTAGNNYAISLTPGFSSTTYDEYWKIWIDYNDDGDFEDIDELAFDAGSMSKTVVTGNISIPTDGNGSHRMRVSMKYNGAQTSCESFSYGEVEDYTVNISGGDTEPPTAPSNLSASNITQTTVDLTWNASTDNVGVTGYIIYKDGVSNGTSTSTSYTATGLSAVTSYTFTVKAKDAAGNISDVSNAVNITTIDEEAPSAPSSLTASNITQTTVDLTWNASTDNIGVTGYMVYKGAALIANTTNTNYSVSGLTASTSYTFTVKAKDAAGNISDASNTANVTTLNIPDTEAPTAPSNLTASNITQNTVDLSWNASSDNIGVTEYMVYRGTTLIGNPTGTNYTATGLSASTLYTFTVKAKDAAGNISNASNAVNATTLEESISYCSLQGNSVTFEWIDLVELGTISNSTGSDGGYGDYTNLVTSIDQGGSYTIYFSTGFKSKLYTEYWKIWIDFNHDGDFEDSGELVISGSTSDDQVYSATINVPSDASIGNTRMRVAMSDNSSYSSCGSFRYGEVEDYTVSINGGVPDTEAPTAPGSLTALNIAQTTVDLSWNASTDNVGVTEYMVYQGATLIGNPTGTNYTVTGLSALTSYNFTVKAKDAAGNISNASNTVNITTLEESISYCALQGNSVNFEWIDLVELGTISNSTGKDGGYGDYTNLATSIEQGGSHTIYFSTGYKGKFYTEYWKIWIDFNHDGDFEDSGELVVSGSSNDDQVYSATINVPSDASIGSTRMRVAMSDNSSFSSCGSFRYGEVEDYTVNISAKSRFANNTSHDANELSSFETDNNKFIVYPNPANDIININTNGYCDNFPIKIISINGTVVMEGFINEDMKELNISEIPSGIYMILIDNEKNIETLRFIKQ